One genomic segment of Misgurnus anguillicaudatus chromosome 23, ASM2758022v2, whole genome shotgun sequence includes these proteins:
- the LOC141359402 gene encoding zinc finger MYM-type protein 1-like, which produces MVDETKDVSKKEQISIVLRYIHNDDIYEEFLDFVPADGLDAESLLVTVKGALAKFNIDKNACVGQCYDGASVMSGCNNGVQEKFRREVPHAVYIHCHAHRLNLVLVDCVHNVKPVADCFATVQLLYNFFSGSVTHKVFMQKQTELEPTKRAVELKRLSDTRWACQYYSLWAIKQTLPSILATLEEVTNQTNSHRAIEARSLNGLIDAQFVLQIYMLENIFGLTKTLSDQLQATDLDLASAIDLVFVLVDTLKEKRKGETWTHLWQGANDMCERVGIDMQHQQAKRKIIQPSHLQQFHVSNSNTRKKILQTPEDYKIHCFFPVLDRLISELNRRFSADSCHVMKGVAAINPKHKTFLHQDALQPMARHYGILEDNLSAELHQLKRLIDRKKQNGVSLNSTHDLLILLRPYKEAFIDLYKLVCISMTLPVSTAACERSFSCLRRLKTYLRNKSGDVRTSNLAVLAISSRRTKEIDVDVVIDRFAANHNNRRIVLF; this is translated from the coding sequence aTGGTGGATGAAACAAAAGATGTGAGCAAAAAAGAGCAGATATCTATTGTTCTGCGCTACATACACAATGATGACATTTATGAAGAGTTTCTTGATTTTGTTCCTGCTGATGGTTTGGATGCAGAGTCTTTACTTGTGACAGTGAAAGGGGCATTGGCTAAATTCAATATagacaaaaatgcatgcgttggaCAATGTTACGACGGGGCATCTGTCATGTCTGGCTGCAACAACGGTGTTCAGGAAAAATTTCGCAGAGAAGTCCCACATGCAGTGTACATCCACTGCCATGCACACAGATTAAACTTGGTTTTAGTTGACTGTGTCCATAATGTAAAACCAGTTGCTGACTGCTTTGCCACAGTTCAGCTACTTTACAACTTTTTTTCTGGTTCAGTAACTCACAAAGTGTTCATGCAGAAACAAACAGAACTTGAGCCCACTAAAAGAGCTGTGGAATTAAAACGTCTGTCAGATACCAGATGGGCATGCCAGTACTATAGTCTTTGGGCAATAAAGCAAACCCTCCCTAGCATCTTAGCCACACTTGAGGAAGTCACCAATCAAACAAATAGCCATAGAGCCATTGAGGCTAGATCACTAAATGGCTTGATTGATGCACAGTTTGTTTTGCAAATCTACATGTTGGAGAACATATTTGGGCTCACAAAAACTTTATCTGACCAACTACAGGCCACAGATTTAGATTTGGCATCCGCCATTGATCTGGTCTTTGTACTGGTTGACACACTCAAAGAAAAACGCAAAGGTGAAACTTGGACCCATTTGTGGCAGGGTGCAAATGACATGTGTGAGAGAGTGGGCATTGACATGCAGCACCAACAggcaaaaagaaaaataatacaGCCCTCCCACCTGCAGCAGTTTCATGTCAGCAATAGCAACACAAGGAAAAAGATACTGCAAACACCAGAAGACTACAAAATCCACTGTTTTTTCCCAGTACTTGACCGTTTAATCAGTGAATTGAATAGGCGCTTCTCTGCTGACAGTTGCCACGTTATGAAAGGAGTTGCAGCTATTAATCCCAAACACAAGACCTTCCTGCACCAAGATGCCCTTCAACCCATGGCTAGGCACTATGGCATATTAGAAGACAACCTTTCAGCAGAGCTACATCAACTAAAACGACTCAttgacagaaaaaaacaaaatggtGTCTCTCTCAACAGCACCCATGACTTGCTGATTCTATTAAGACCATACAAGGAGGCTTTCATTGATTTATACAAACTTGTGTGCATCTCCATGACACTGCCTGTATCAACAGCTGCTTGTGAGAGGAGCTTTTCTTGCTTACGGCGTTTAAAAACCTACCTCAGAAACAAAAGTGGCGATGTCCGAACCAGCAATCTTGCTGTGCTGGCAATCAGCTCACGAAGAACAAAAGAGATTGATGTAGATGTTGTTATTGATCGCTTTGCAGCCAATCATAACAACAGGCGAATTGTTCTCTTTTAA
- the LOC141359483 gene encoding uncharacterized protein encodes MCKDPEDNFTGVREIGESEMQSEDPGKKVIEEFEEMHPAYCSSDNDETADDQSIHLFLDISCCVDDYVDEEGEILAEEQSEAYPYIQDGEQHGSDQSRSEKTEHLLMKLLAMMKLTGILRDDDLQYVVCPKCMTVYMLTETHERRRDGTKVCRTCGHIPFYNHPKQRSALRKKYGSALLRKATYSSGEEYVHPIRSYCYKSVVQSLGGLVKRLGFEEKLDERRKRELTKGVLGDVNDGQVCQDYQYVNSINCSHATMHSI; translated from the exons ATGTGTAAAGACCCGGAGGATAACTTTACTGGAGTTAGAGAGATTGGTGAAAGTGAAATGCAATCCGAGGACCCAGGAAAAAAAGTGATTGAAGAATTTGAAGAAATGCACCCAGCGTATTGCAGTTCAGACAACG acgaaacagcaGATGACCAAAGCATTCATCTTTTCCTGGACATCTCCTGTTGTGTG GATGACTATGTGGATGAAGAGGGGGAAATCCTTGCTGAGGAGCAGAGTGAAGCCTATCCTTACATACAAGATGGGGAGCAGCATGGAAGTGATCAGTCCAGAAGTGAAAAAACAGAACACTTGTTGATGAAACTTTTGGCCATGATGAAATTGACTGGTATCCTCCGTGACGACGACTTACAGTATGtggtttgtccaaaatgtatgACAGTGTACATGCTTACTGAAACCCATGAGCGCAGACGGGATGGTACAAAGGTTTGCAGGACTTGTGGTCACATCCCGTTCTACAATCACCCAAAGCAGAGGTCTGCATTAAGGAAGAAATATGGCTCTGCCTTGCTAAGAAAGGCTACATATTCGAGCGGTGAAGAGTATGTCCATCCAATACGTTCTTACTGTTACAAGAGTGTTGTGCAGTCTCTGGGAGGACTTGTTAAAAGACTTGGATTTGAAGAGAAATTAGATGAAAGGCGAAAGCGGGAACTGACAAAGGGTGTGTTAGGAGATGTAAATGATGGACAAGTATGCCAGGATTACCAGTATGTGAATTCAATAAACTGTAGTCATGCCACTATGCACAGTATTTGA